A genomic region of Zalophus californianus isolate mZalCal1 chromosome 1, mZalCal1.pri.v2, whole genome shotgun sequence contains the following coding sequences:
- the NAA50 gene encoding N-alpha-acetyltransferase 50 isoform X2 — MKGRIELGDVTPHNIKQLKRLNQVIFPVSYNDKFYKDVLEVGELAKLAYFNDIAVGAVCCRVDHSQNQKRLYIMTLGCLAPYRRLGIGTKMLNHVLNICEKDGTFDNIYLHVQISNESAIDFYRKFGFEIIETKKNYYKRIEPADAHVLQKNLKVPSGQNADVQKTDN, encoded by the exons ATGAAAGG CCGGATCGAGCTGGGAGATGTGACACCACACAATATTAAACAGTTGAAGAGATTAAACCAGGTCATCTTTCCAGTCAGCTACAATGACAAGTTCTACAAGGATGTGCTGGAGGTTGGCGAGCTAGCAAAACTTG CCTATTTCAATGATATTGCAGTAGGTGCAGTATGCTGTAGGGTGGATCATTCACAGAATCAGAAGAGACTTTACATCATGACACTAGGATGTCTGGCACCATACCGAAGGCTAGGAATAG GAACTAAAATGTTAAATCATGTCTTAAACATCTGTGAAAAAGATGGCACTTTTGACAACATCTATCT GCATGTCCAGATCAGCAATGAGTCGGCAATTGACTTCTACAGGAAGTTTGGCTTTGAGATTATTGAGACAAAGAAGAACTACTATAAGAGGATAGAGCCAGCAGATGCTCATGTGTTGCAGAAAAACCTCAAAGTCCCTTCTGGCCAGAATGCAGATGTGCAAAAGACAGACAACTGA
- the NAA50 gene encoding N-alpha-acetyltransferase 50 isoform X1 produces the protein MKGSRIELGDVTPHNIKQLKRLNQVIFPVSYNDKFYKDVLEVGELAKLAYFNDIAVGAVCCRVDHSQNQKRLYIMTLGCLAPYRRLGIGTKMLNHVLNICEKDGTFDNIYLHVQISNESAIDFYRKFGFEIIETKKNYYKRIEPADAHVLQKNLKVPSGQNADVQKTDN, from the exons ATGAAAGG TAGCCGGATCGAGCTGGGAGATGTGACACCACACAATATTAAACAGTTGAAGAGATTAAACCAGGTCATCTTTCCAGTCAGCTACAATGACAAGTTCTACAAGGATGTGCTGGAGGTTGGCGAGCTAGCAAAACTTG CCTATTTCAATGATATTGCAGTAGGTGCAGTATGCTGTAGGGTGGATCATTCACAGAATCAGAAGAGACTTTACATCATGACACTAGGATGTCTGGCACCATACCGAAGGCTAGGAATAG GAACTAAAATGTTAAATCATGTCTTAAACATCTGTGAAAAAGATGGCACTTTTGACAACATCTATCT GCATGTCCAGATCAGCAATGAGTCGGCAATTGACTTCTACAGGAAGTTTGGCTTTGAGATTATTGAGACAAAGAAGAACTACTATAAGAGGATAGAGCCAGCAGATGCTCATGTGTTGCAGAAAAACCTCAAAGTCCCTTCTGGCCAGAATGCAGATGTGCAAAAGACAGACAACTGA